A single genomic interval of Nonomuraea rubra harbors:
- a CDS encoding class I SAM-dependent methyltransferase — protein MGKALDQDQVMAFLERVMIDSGAAFAGLCTSIGARLGLYEAMAGAGPLTSPGLAARTGLDERYVREWLAAQVAGQYVHYAPGTDTYLLPDEHAAVLADQDAPTYSAGAFTMLQSLYATEDALVDAYRTGEGVGWGEHGPALYEGVAAFFRPGYAAALVPEWLPALDGVVAGLERGMLVADVGCGFGHSTLLMARAFPNSRFHGFDFHAPSVERARRTAQEQGLADRVTFEVAAADDFPGGGYGLITFFDCLHDLGDPGAAFRRAAQALADGGACMVVEPNAAAAPQDNITTIGRSFTATSATLCLPGAVAQKGPHTLGNHAGEDTLRSIASEAGLRTWKLAAEDPAHRVYDIRP, from the coding sequence ATGGGAAAGGCGCTCGACCAGGACCAGGTGATGGCGTTCCTGGAGCGCGTGATGATCGACAGCGGTGCCGCCTTCGCCGGCCTGTGCACGTCGATCGGCGCCCGGCTCGGGCTCTACGAGGCGATGGCCGGAGCCGGCCCGCTGACCTCACCCGGCCTCGCCGCACGCACCGGCCTCGACGAGCGCTACGTCCGGGAGTGGCTGGCCGCCCAGGTAGCGGGGCAATACGTGCACTACGCGCCCGGCACGGACACGTACCTGCTCCCCGATGAGCACGCCGCCGTGCTCGCTGACCAGGACGCGCCGACGTACTCGGCCGGGGCGTTCACCATGCTGCAGTCGCTGTACGCCACCGAGGACGCGCTCGTGGACGCCTACCGCACCGGTGAAGGCGTGGGCTGGGGGGAGCACGGGCCGGCACTGTACGAGGGGGTGGCCGCGTTCTTCCGCCCCGGATACGCGGCGGCCCTGGTGCCGGAGTGGCTGCCCGCCCTGGACGGGGTCGTGGCGGGGCTGGAGCGGGGCATGCTCGTCGCCGACGTGGGCTGCGGCTTCGGCCACAGCACGCTGCTCATGGCGCGGGCGTTCCCGAACTCACGCTTTCACGGCTTCGACTTCCACGCCCCCTCTGTCGAGCGGGCGCGCCGTACGGCTCAGGAGCAAGGGCTGGCGGATCGGGTGACCTTCGAGGTGGCGGCCGCGGACGACTTCCCCGGGGGCGGCTACGGTCTGATCACCTTCTTCGACTGCCTGCACGACCTCGGTGACCCCGGCGCCGCGTTCCGGCGGGCCGCCCAGGCACTGGCCGACGGCGGCGCCTGCATGGTGGTCGAGCCGAACGCCGCCGCGGCGCCCCAGGACAACATCACCACGATCGGCCGGTCCTTCACCGCCACGTCGGCGACGTTGTGCCTGCCCGGCGCGGTGGCCCAGAAGGGGCCGCACACCCTGGGCAACCACGCCGGCGAGGACACCCTGCGGAGCATCGCGAGCGAGGCCGGCCTGCGCACCTGGAAACTGGCCGCGGAGGACCCGGCCCATCGGGTGTACGACATCCGACCCTGA
- a CDS encoding nuclear transport factor 2 family protein, with product MSHARISEALRALVFEPEPAVELRQVLDRYYAPDYTHRSDGKTLNRDEFAEMVARTRSQITGGTVTVLDELRDGAAYAERHVFRITLADGSTQHREVAVFGTLAEDGRFRHLSETGFSVGPDETR from the coding sequence ATGAGTCACGCCCGTATCAGTGAAGCCCTCCGGGCCCTGGTCTTCGAACCCGAGCCCGCCGTCGAGCTGCGCCAGGTCCTCGACCGGTACTACGCCCCCGACTACACCCACCGCAGCGACGGGAAGACGCTGAACCGCGACGAATTCGCGGAGATGGTCGCCCGTACCCGCAGCCAGATCACCGGCGGCACGGTGACCGTGCTCGACGAGCTGCGTGACGGTGCCGCCTACGCCGAGCGGCACGTCTTCCGCATCACGCTGGCGGACGGCTCCACCCAGCACCGGGAGGTCGCCGTCTTCGGCACCCTCGCCGAGGACGGCCGCTTCCGGCACCTGAGCGAGACGGGCTTCAGCGTCGGCCCGGACGAGACCCGCTGA
- a CDS encoding carboxymuconolactone decarboxylase family protein, translating into MPRLTDPDPASFPDDVREFLTTLPPDPMVRMLSHSAGTVKPFVQLAAAQFSSLELPARSRELVILTVAEYTESSFVTAQHVPMARAAGVDERTRALIGARRLDDPGLSPYDRALLRFTAEVVQRPRVSDELLREVLRHLSERELVEVLQVAGYYWSFARVSTVLDVEVTKVYDEPVLNRD; encoded by the coding sequence ATGCCCCGCCTGACCGATCCGGACCCGGCGTCGTTCCCGGACGACGTCCGCGAGTTCCTCACCACCCTGCCGCCCGACCCGATGGTCAGGATGTTGTCCCACTCGGCGGGCACGGTGAAGCCGTTCGTCCAGCTCGCGGCCGCGCAGTTCTCCTCGCTGGAGCTGCCGGCCCGTTCACGCGAGCTGGTGATCCTCACCGTGGCCGAGTACACCGAGAGCAGCTTCGTCACGGCCCAGCATGTCCCCATGGCGCGGGCCGCCGGGGTCGACGAGCGGACCCGGGCACTCATCGGCGCCCGGCGGCTCGACGACCCCGGGCTGTCCCCCTACGACCGCGCGCTGCTCCGCTTCACCGCCGAGGTGGTGCAGCGGCCGCGCGTCTCCGACGAGCTGCTGCGCGAGGTGCTGCGGCACCTCAGCGAGCGCGAGCTGGTCGAGGTGCTGCAGGTGGCCGGTTACTACTGGTCGTTCGCCCGGGTGTCCACCGTGCTGGACGTCGAGGTGACCAAGGTCTACGACGAACCGGTGTTGAACCGGGATTGA